The Stenotrophomonas sp. BIO128-Bstrain region TAGGCGGTGAAGGGAAGCAGCTGGCTCCAGACCTGTGCGAACAGCGGCGCTCCCTGCACCGGGAACGTCGCGCCCGAGAACGCCAGCGACGTGCCCGCATACAGTCCGGTCAGCGACAGCGACGTGCCCATATTGCGGGTGGCCCCGACCAGCAGCAGCGCGATGCCGCCGTAGGCCAGGTACATCGCCGCCTGCGCGGCGACCAGCAGTACCGCGCTGCCGGCCACACCGCCGCGGATCGCCGCCAGCCAGAGCAGCGACAGCGTGCCGTAGGCGGTGAACAGCAGCAGGTACGGCGCCAGCTTGCCGGCCACCGCCGGCAGCAGGCGATCGCCGCACTCGGCCAGCCATGTGCCCGCGCTGCCGTCACGCAGTTCGCGCCCGAGCGCGCCCACCATCGCCAGGCAGGCGGCGAGGTGCAGCAACCGGCGAGTTTGCCGAGCCGGAAGATGCCGCAGATATCGATGCGGTAATGCGCGAGATCAAGGCTACGCTGGCCGAGCAGGAGCGCCGCGAGGCCTTGCGCGGGGCCGACGATGCGCCGAAGGATGAGCCGCCGGAGCCGCCATGGATGAGAGGGTAATTGGCAGTCTCTAGCAAGAGCTGGAGACTGCTGGCTCTGCTTCGTTGAGCCGCTTGATCGCCTGGTTTCCCAGGAGGCGAACCAGGCTATCAAGTGACTTGGCAATCGGTTTGGCTAGAGCGACCAAAGGCTTTGGCTTTTCAACGGCTTCACTGTGCCGATTTCTCTGCAGGCCTAGCCGCGGCATCTGCGGCCTCAGCCTGCCACCCACCTCCCAACGCCACATACAACGCCACCTGGGCCGTCGCTAGCTCCGTCCTGCCCTCGAGCGCTTGTCGCTTGGCCTGTAGTGCACCACGCTGGGCGTCCAGCACTTCACTCAGGTTGGCCTCACCCAACTCATAGCTGCGCTGCGCCAGTCGATGCGCACGTTCGCGGTGCTCGCGGGTGCGGCTGAGGGATGCGTGTCGGCGTTGCTGACCAGCCATCCTCGTCAGGCCACGCTCGACTTCCTCCAGCGCACGGGCCAACGCCTGTTCGAATGCGACATAGGCTGTCTCGCCCTCGGCATCGGCAAGGTCGATGGCTGCACCGCGGCGTGGATAGTCCAGCAGCGGCAGGCCGAATGTGGCACCGACTCGGGCGAAGTTCGACGCGCTGGACACTGCATCGCCCAGCGCGAAGCCGGAGCGGCCCACTGCGGCCTGCACCGCCAGCTTGGGAAACAGGTCGCGGCGAGCGGCCAGCGATTGCAGCTCGGCGGCGTCCAGCCGTGCCGCTTCGGCAATCAGGTCCGGACGGCGGCGCAGCAGGTCGATGGGCTGGCCGGGGGCGATGCGCTGTTCGGCCAGTGGCACCGGCGCGTTGGCGGCGAAACGCGCGGCGGTGCTGCCCGGCGGCTCGGCGAGCAGGGTGTCCAGCGCCAGCTGCGCTTCGGCCAAGTGGATATCCAGCTCATCCAGATCGGCTTCCCGCGACGCGCGCTCGGCGGATGTGGCTTCCACATCCAGTCGGGTCACTTCGCCGGCATGGAAGAGCAGTCCGGCGATGCGCTCCAGCTCGCGCGCCACTTCAATGCCTTCGACCAGCAGGGCTCGCTGGCCCTGCAGCGCGCGCATTTGCAGATAGCCCTGCGCG contains the following coding sequences:
- a CDS encoding ABC transporter permease; this translates as MLHLAACLAMVGALGRELRDGSAGTWLAECGDRLLPAVAGKLAPYLLLFTAYGTLSLLWLAAIRGGVAGSAVLLVAAQAAMYLAYGGIALLLVGATRNMGTSLSLTGLYAGTSLAFSGATFPVQGAPLFAQVWSQLLPFTAYLKLQAQQLDLGAAWTASLSLLGTLLLFVLVAGGAGLRLYARGARDPASWGQR
- a CDS encoding efflux transporter outer membrane subunit, whose translation is MTAKALAAPLLLALALSACSSAPQYADPQLPEGWFSAAGAQAADAETLAAWWRQFDDPQLTALVSRAMQQNHDVRLAMARVTAARAQLRQSRAGLLPSFDLPGSASRQWVENDQDAEPGSPLAGFIPDDDVISVDTWELALQATWELDLFGATRARRDSAARQLRSAEAQTVAARLAVASNTAQGYLQMRALQGQRALLVEGIEVARELERIAGLLFHAGEVTRLDVEATSAERASREADLDELDIHLAEAQLALDTLLAEPPGSTAARFAANAPVPLAEQRIAPGQPIDLLRRRPDLIAEAARLDAAELQSLAARRDLFPKLAVQAAVGRSGFALGDAVSSASNFARVGATFGLPLLDYPRRGAAIDLADAEGETAYVAFEQALARALEEVERGLTRMAGQQRRHASLSRTREHRERAHRLAQRSYELGEANLSEVLDAQRGALQAKRQALEGRTELATAQVALYVALGGGWQAEAADAAARPAEKSAQ